From Ignatzschineria sp. RMDPL8A, a single genomic window includes:
- a CDS encoding NAD(P)-dependent oxidoreductase, with amino-acid sequence MTDQAQTIAIIGASGKAGSLIMNEALARGHRVIAIVRNRANLTSEFLQHDHVTVLEKDLFYLTDDDLREADAVIDAFAVWSPSQLHLHRSSLTYLADLLSRKPQRLFVVGGAGSLYVDEAKQTRLMDTPDFPEAFKPLASHMAMALDELKKRRDVNWTYLSPATEFNADGARTGDYEIGGETLMINRAGKSEISYADYAIAMIDEVENGRHRNQHFSVYSK; translated from the coding sequence ATGACAGATCAAGCACAAACCATTGCCATTATTGGCGCATCCGGTAAAGCCGGCTCACTGATTATGAACGAGGCGCTAGCGCGAGGCCATCGTGTGATTGCCATTGTGCGAAATCGCGCTAATCTTACCTCTGAATTTTTACAACATGATCATGTTACCGTTTTAGAGAAGGATCTTTTTTATCTCACCGATGATGATCTCCGGGAAGCTGATGCAGTTATCGATGCCTTTGCGGTTTGGTCTCCGTCACAGCTTCATCTGCACCGATCCTCGTTAACCTATCTTGCCGATCTTTTGAGCCGTAAGCCACAGCGCCTCTTTGTAGTTGGTGGGGCAGGAAGCCTCTATGTCGATGAGGCGAAACAGACGCGATTGATGGATACACCCGATTTCCCGGAAGCGTTTAAACCCCTTGCGAGCCATATGGCGATGGCACTTGATGAGCTTAAAAAGCGCCGAGATGTCAATTGGACCTACCTAAGCCCGGCTACTGAGTTTAATGCCGATGGCGCGCGAACTGGCGATTATGAGATTGGGGGTGAAACTTTGATGATCAATCGAGCTGGCAAGAGCGAGATTAGCTACGCCGACTATGCCATTGCGATGATCGATGAGGTAGAAAATGGGCGACATCGGAATCAGCATTTTAGCGTTTACTCAAAATAA
- a CDS encoding elongation factor P hydroxylase, with protein MNQMVDINALNDDQLCAYLIALLSETLPDLIIKGGADEPFYEAPTDDSKGILYFRSNYPRSLLHELSHYCLAGTRRRKLDDFGYWYIPTGRTADEQARFESVEARPQGLEKAMCYALGIQFSPSLDDFSGRPASNEFLEALEAVYQEMLTSPPPTAGKVLDALANRK; from the coding sequence ATGAATCAAATGGTCGATATCAATGCCCTTAATGATGATCAATTATGCGCCTATTTAATTGCGTTATTATCTGAAACTCTGCCCGATTTAATCATAAAAGGCGGGGCAGATGAGCCCTTTTATGAGGCGCCGACCGACGATTCTAAAGGGATTCTCTATTTTAGAAGTAATTACCCGCGTAGTCTCCTCCACGAGCTCTCTCACTATTGCCTAGCGGGCACGCGTCGCCGTAAACTCGATGATTTTGGCTATTGGTATATTCCTACCGGACGAACCGCCGATGAACAAGCCCGTTTTGAATCGGTGGAAGCTAGACCCCAAGGCCTTGAAAAAGCGATGTGTTATGCACTTGGCATTCAATTTTCCCCAAGTTTAGATGATTTTTCCGGCAGACCTGCCTCAAATGAGTTTTTAGAGGCGTTAGAAGCGGTCTATCAAGAGATGTTAACCTCACCACCGCCCACAGCAGGGAAGGTTTTAGATGCACTTGCCAACCGCAAATAA
- a CDS encoding helix-turn-helix domain-containing protein yields MSKKNLPDCPVEVTLSLMGSRWKVLIVRELLIDTRRFSELKRALSGISQKVLTEHLRDLEKTGLVDRTVYPEVPPKVEYSLTTLGKSLEPIHQALYDWGTWYRDNLK; encoded by the coding sequence ATGAGCAAAAAAAATTTACCTGACTGCCCCGTCGAAGTGACATTATCACTCATGGGAAGCCGCTGGAAAGTCTTAATTGTGCGAGAATTATTGATCGATACACGCCGATTTAGTGAATTAAAACGCGCTCTATCCGGCATTTCTCAAAAAGTATTAACCGAACATCTGCGAGATTTAGAGAAAACAGGCCTCGTCGATCGAACCGTCTATCCTGAAGTTCCCCCGAAAGTTGAATACTCATTAACAACGCTTGGAAAATCGCTAGAGCCCATTCATCAAGCCCTCTATGACTGGGGCACGTGGTATCGAGATAATCTAAAGTAA